The Methanoplanus sp. FWC-SCC4 genome has a window encoding:
- a CDS encoding archaellin/type IV pilin N-terminal domain-containing protein, with the protein MKRDEAFTGLEAALVLLAFIVVASVFSYVILGAGYFSIQKSQSVIYSAVEQSSSSFMIEGDVYGLKNSTSGNIDKIRLSIRSPYSVVPLDLNNMNIILMKKDSITKIKRSSPVLSETYPAPGYWSVIKKDEESSSLSMGESATIVISLTEDLELKSNENFKIDLLPSLGASVSLSGSVPDNIHDTNILY; encoded by the coding sequence ATGAAAAGAGATGAAGCATTTACCGGTCTTGAGGCGGCACTTGTTCTTCTTGCCTTTATTGTAGTTGCATCTGTATTTTCATATGTAATTCTCGGGGCAGGTTATTTTTCAATCCAGAAATCACAGAGTGTAATTTATAGTGCTGTTGAGCAGAGTTCTTCTTCTTTTATGATAGAAGGGGATGTTTACGGGTTAAAAAATTCCACGTCCGGAAATATCGATAAAATCAGGTTGTCTATAAGAAGTCCCTATTCGGTTGTTCCGCTTGATCTAAATAATATGAATATCATTTTGATGAAAAAGGACAGCATCACAAAAATAAAACGGTCCAGTCCGGTTTTATCGGAAACATATCCTGCTCCGGGTTACTGGAGTGTCATAAAAAAAGACGAAGAATCCTCATCTCTTTCGATGGGTGAATCTGCAACGATAGTAATCAGTCTTACAGAGGATCTTGAGCTTAAAAGCAATGAAAACTTCAAGATTGATCTGCTCCCATCACTTGGTGCGTCAGTTTCGTTATCAGGAAGTGTTCCGGATAACATTCATGATACGAACATTTTATACTAA